In Entomomonas moraniae, one DNA window encodes the following:
- a CDS encoding short-chain dehydrogenase/reductase yields MELNLQRKKMLITGASQGIGERIAFSFAHEGCDIHLVSRSADKLEAIAQQIREKYGVNVGYTAIDMTEEGACQCIVDEAGHIDILINNAGVVPAGNLASISAEKWREGWELKGFGYIDMIRLVYHAMKKAGGGVIINNIGSGGEVCDPNYIEGAACNASLMAITKALGSSSLNDNIRVVGVNPGPVKTERISKMMAHIKTGNNKGNDKEVKNPFSHFPLGRPAEPQEVVDLLLFLASPRASYISGTIITIDGGLSAQRKVF; encoded by the coding sequence ATGGAACTTAATTTACAGAGAAAAAAGATGCTGATTACAGGTGCATCGCAAGGTATTGGCGAAAGAATAGCTTTTTCTTTTGCGCATGAGGGATGTGACATTCACTTGGTTTCCCGTTCGGCCGATAAGTTAGAAGCGATTGCTCAACAGATTAGAGAAAAGTATGGTGTTAATGTTGGTTATACTGCTATTGATATGACGGAAGAAGGTGCTTGCCAGTGTATTGTTGATGAAGCGGGGCATATTGATATTCTTATCAATAATGCAGGGGTTGTTCCCGCAGGGAACCTTGCCTCTATTTCTGCTGAAAAATGGCGGGAGGGTTGGGAACTAAAAGGCTTTGGCTATATTGATATGATACGTCTTGTTTATCATGCTATGAAAAAAGCAGGGGGCGGAGTTATTATTAATAATATTGGTAGCGGTGGAGAGGTTTGTGACCCTAACTATATAGAGGGCGCTGCTTGTAATGCATCGCTTATGGCTATTACTAAGGCGTTAGGCAGTAGTAGCCTTAATGATAACATTCGTGTGGTAGGAGTAAACCCTGGGCCTGTTAAAACAGAGCGTATCAGTAAAATGATGGCTCATATTAAAACGGGTAATAATAAAGGGAATGATAAAGAAGTGAAAAATCCATTTAGCCATTTCCCTTTGGGTAGACCGGCAGAGCCACAAGAAGTAGTTGATCTCTTGTTATTTTTAGCCTCACCACGAGCTAGTTATATTTCTGGTACTATTATTACCATTGATGGTGGTTTATCTGCTCAAAGAAAAGTATTTTAA
- a CDS encoding membrane-bound PQQ-dependent dehydrogenase, glucose/quinate/shikimate family — translation MLNKLTSLVLMIIGICLLYMGVKLALLGGTVFYIVMAVGIIITAIALFLKKRIALTIYAILMWVTLGWIIYEAGFDKWLWIPRGDLIGLIGLWLIMPWIVRSLSSGVDEQSKRSFHPFLGTTVGIMVLLVCGLMFYDPYPMHGKILNARDESGHQLPDNDWVAYGGSPTGQRFSNLKQINKDNVKDLEVAWVYHTKDLRDPKTDATEYTFEATPLKVNDTVYLCTAHNEVHALNPETGALKWKYEPTKNRSYLQQHQTCRGVSYFDGTSLEANTDIETSKVCKKRIFEATADAKLVALDADTGELCSDFGENGIIDLHENMGKVRPHALMQTAAPLVANNLVIVGGSVMDNGYNKGNPSGVIRAYNAITGRLVWNFDPAYPRDTQPIPKEAIYPQDTPVAWGTLSADLKNNIVYVPFGNASPDEVGNQRDPQSNTEKFRDTLAALDLNTGALKWAFQSSYNDLWDRDNPSQPSLLDIDYLGKKESVVILPTKTGNLFVLNRLTGKPVYPVKQYKVSTDSSVPGETLSPTQPVSALTFIPDPLTEKSMWGISPFDQLACRIDFKSMRYDGNPWTPATEKGSIVFPGNIGVFNWGAVAVDPERQILIAAPVRLAYKYHLIKRTPQTETTRFITKVGQPYWNENFEGSYAINIQQFASDLGLPCIAPPWGRMVGVDLKTGKTEWLRRVGNTKNQKTAFLPSRFPIGFPMGMVAHGGPLITAGDLVFHGATADNFFRAYDISTGKLLWEVELEAGAQATPATYMGSDNQQYVIIAAGGHGSLGTKEGDAVIAYRLKK, via the coding sequence ATGTTAAATAAACTGACGAGTCTTGTGCTTATGATCATAGGCATTTGTTTATTGTATATGGGAGTAAAGCTGGCCTTATTAGGGGGCACAGTGTTTTATATTGTCATGGCTGTGGGTATTATTATTACAGCCATAGCCTTATTTTTGAAAAAGAGAATCGCGTTAACAATTTACGCCATTTTGATGTGGGTGACGTTAGGTTGGATTATTTATGAGGCAGGTTTTGATAAATGGCTATGGATACCGCGTGGCGATCTTATCGGTTTAATTGGGTTGTGGCTTATAATGCCATGGATTGTAAGGTCTCTTTCATCAGGGGTTGATGAGCAGTCTAAGCGTTCTTTTCATCCTTTTTTAGGCACAACCGTTGGTATAATGGTTTTACTTGTTTGTGGATTAATGTTTTATGACCCTTATCCCATGCATGGAAAAATTTTAAATGCACGAGATGAGTCGGGTCATCAGTTACCAGATAATGATTGGGTTGCTTATGGAGGTAGCCCGACAGGCCAAAGATTCTCAAATCTTAAACAAATTAACAAAGATAATGTGAAAGACCTTGAGGTGGCTTGGGTTTATCATACCAAAGATTTACGTGACCCTAAAACGGATGCAACGGAATATACCTTTGAGGCAACCCCTCTAAAAGTAAATGATACAGTATATCTGTGCACTGCACACAATGAGGTTCACGCATTAAACCCTGAGACAGGAGCTCTAAAGTGGAAATATGAGCCAACTAAAAATCGCTCTTATTTACAGCAACACCAAACATGTCGAGGGGTTAGCTATTTTGATGGAACAAGCCTAGAAGCTAACACAGATATTGAAACCTCAAAAGTTTGTAAAAAGCGTATTTTTGAGGCAACAGCCGATGCCAAATTAGTAGCTCTAGATGCTGATACTGGCGAATTATGCAGTGATTTTGGTGAAAATGGTATTATCGATTTACATGAAAATATGGGAAAAGTACGTCCTCATGCCTTAATGCAAACAGCCGCCCCATTGGTTGCTAATAACTTAGTGATCGTTGGAGGTTCTGTGATGGATAATGGCTATAATAAAGGTAATCCTTCGGGTGTTATTAGGGCATACAATGCAATAACTGGTCGTTTAGTTTGGAACTTTGATCCTGCTTATCCTAGGGATACTCAGCCTATTCCAAAAGAAGCTATCTACCCTCAAGATACCCCTGTTGCGTGGGGTACGCTCAGTGCTGACCTAAAAAATAATATTGTTTATGTACCTTTTGGCAATGCTTCACCTGATGAGGTAGGAAACCAACGCGATCCCCAAAGTAATACAGAGAAATTTCGCGATACACTAGCCGCTTTGGACTTAAACACGGGAGCTTTAAAGTGGGCTTTTCAATCTTCTTATAATGATTTATGGGATAGAGACAACCCCTCCCAACCCTCGTTGTTAGACATTGATTATTTGGGTAAAAAAGAGTCTGTTGTTATCCTGCCAACAAAAACAGGTAATTTGTTTGTGCTTAATCGCTTAACAGGTAAGCCTGTTTATCCCGTAAAACAATACAAAGTATCAACAGATAGTTCTGTACCAGGCGAAACTTTATCACCTACACAACCTGTTTCTGCCTTAACCTTTATTCCTGATCCTTTAACAGAAAAATCTATGTGGGGTATTTCACCCTTTGACCAATTAGCTTGTCGTATTGACTTTAAGTCAATGCGCTACGATGGTAATCCTTGGACACCCGCTACAGAAAAAGGCTCTATTGTTTTTCCGGGAAATATTGGTGTGTTTAATTGGGGGGCTGTTGCTGTAGATCCAGAGCGGCAAATTTTAATTGCAGCACCTGTTCGTTTAGCCTACAAGTATCATTTAATCAAGCGTACTCCGCAGACAGAAACAACACGCTTTATTACGAAAGTGGGACAACCTTATTGGAATGAAAACTTTGAAGGCAGCTATGCCATAAATATTCAGCAATTCGCTTCTGATTTAGGACTTCCATGTATTGCACCTCCTTGGGGAAGAATGGTGGGGGTTGATCTTAAAACAGGTAAAACAGAATGGTTGCGTCGTGTAGGGAACACTAAAAATCAAAAAACTGCATTTTTACCATCACGTTTCCCTATTGGATTTCCTATGGGAATGGTTGCTCATGGTGGGCCATTGATAACTGCAGGTGATTTAGTTTTCCATGGGGCTACGGCGGATAACTTCTTTCGTGCTTACGACATAAGTACAGGTAAGCTATTGTGGGAAGTTGAATTAGAAGCAGGGGCACAAGCAACGCCAGCCACCTATATGGGAAGTGATAACCAGCAATATGTCATTATTGCGGCCGGTGGTCATGGGTCTTTAGGTACAAAAGAGGGCGATGCAGTGATTGCTTATCGTCTTAAAAAGTAA